In Sparus aurata unplaced genomic scaffold, fSpaAur1.1, whole genome shotgun sequence, a single window of DNA contains:
- the LOC115577541 gene encoding major histocompatibility complex class I-related gene protein-like: protein MKLTSHQNMKIFIFLLLSSHFAFSVKHSLKYITTASSGLPDFPEYVVAAVVDDNLVVYCNGNEKIIEPKHVLVKKLFEDDPHQLKQYKEACYEVEPIYFKATINSLKQRFNQSGGVHILQRISGCEWDDETGEILGFNQYGYDGEDFISIDLKTETWIAPKQQAVLTKLIWDADKAKMKFNQNILTVIFPEWLKKYVDYGRSFLLRTELPSVSLLQKTPSSPVSCLATGFYPHRASLVWRKDGEELHEEVDHGEILPNHDGTFQMSVDLNLSSVTPEDWTRYDCVFQLSGVKEDIITKLEKDRIRTNEVKPSNMTVLVTAAVVVPALILIGAAGFIVYNKKKAISPPSSPDNSTELSEQLNPET, encoded by the exons TGAAACACTCCCTGAAGTATATCACAACTGCATCTTCTGGACTTCCAGACTTCCCGGAGTACGTTGTAGCTGCAGTGGTGGATGACAATCTGGTGGTTTACTGCAATGGCAACGAAAAGATAATCGAACCGAAACACGTCTTGGTGAAAAAATTATTCGAAGATGATCCTCACCAGTTGAAGCAGTACAAAGAAGCATGTTATGAGGTGGAGCCAATTTATTTCAAAGCCACCATCAATAGTTTGAAACAACGCTTCAACcaaagtggag gtGTTCACATTTTACAGAGGATAAGtggctgtgagtgggatgatgagaccgGAGAGATTCTTGGTTTTAATCAGtatggttatgatggagaagacttcATATCAATCGACCTGAAGACAGAGACATGGATCGCTCCAAAACAACAGGCTGTCCTCACCAAACTGATATGGGATGCTGACAAAGCTAAAATGAAGTTCAATCAGAATATCCTCACAGTGATTTTCCCTGAGTGGCTGAAGAAATATGTGGACTATGGGAGGAgctttctgctgagaacag agcttccctcagtgtctctcctccagaagactccctcctctccagtcagctgcctcgctacaggtttctaccctcacagagcctcactcgtctggaggaaagatggagaggagcttcatgaggaggtggaccatggagagatcctccccaaccacgatggaaccttccagatgagtgttgacttgaacctttcatcagtcacacctgaagactggacgaggtacgactgtgtgtttcagctctctggtgtgaaggaggacatcatcaccaaactggagaaagatcggatcagaaccaatgaag tgaagcccagtaacatgaccgtcctcgtcactgctgcagtggttgttcctgctctcattctcatcggtgctgctggattcatcgtttacaacaagaagaaag ccatcagccctccatctt ctcctgacaacagcacagagctctctgagcagctgaatccagagacctga